From Rutidosis leptorrhynchoides isolate AG116_Rl617_1_P2 chromosome 3, CSIRO_AGI_Rlap_v1, whole genome shotgun sequence, a single genomic window includes:
- the LOC139900431 gene encoding adenylate isopentenyltransferase-like — MEPTNITAVTNTISPTISPTTNRRRRSKIVVIMGSTGSGKSRLAIDLSKRLPINCEIINSDKMQVYSGLDITTNKVTLQDQLNVPHHLIGSVDPTRDVFTLNDFRKLGSDIINDVKSRRGLPIVAGGSNSLVYSLVVKKFDPKSDVFNGPEPEPISTELRYDCCFIWIDVSLPILNQYLSNRVDDMMETGMFEELGEYFRSGDYEKVGRTGLGESIGIPEFENYFNKYPPGLRTGEGSDSEEEYDEAVKRIKDNTCQLAKKQVSKILRLRDAGWDVNRIDATEAFKAVLTAEYGGAKVAEIWEKQVVEPSMKIVKHFLDE; from the coding sequence ATGGAACCCACCAACATTACAGCTGTAACAAACACCATTTCTCCGACCATCTCTCCGACAACTAACCGTCGCCGCCGAAGTAAAATCGTCGTCATCATGGGCTCCACCGGCTCCGGTAAATCACGTCTTGCCATTGATCTCTCTAAAAGGCTTCCAATTAATTGTGAAATTATTAATTCCGATAAAATGCAAGTCTACAGTGGACTTGATATTACCACCAACAAGGTCACATTACAAGACCAGCTTAACGTGCCACATCATCTTATCGGATCAGTTGACCCGACACGAGATGTTTTCACGCTGAATGATTTTCGAAAACTCGGGTCGGATATCATTAACGATGTTAAATCACGCCGTGGATTACCTATTGTTGCTGGGGGTTCGAATTCGTTAGTGTACTCGCTCGTGGTTAAAAAATTCGACCCGAAATCTGATGTTTTTAACGGACCCGAACCTGAACCGATTAGCACGGAGCTTCGGTATGATTGTTGTTTTATTTGGATTGACGTGAGTTTACCCATTTTGAATCAGTATTTATCGAACCGGGTTGATGACATGATGGAAACCGGTATGTTTGAGGAATTGGGTGAATATTTCCGGTCTGGGGATTATGAGAAAGTGGGCCGGACCGGTTTGGGAGAATCAATTGGAATACCGGAATTtgaaaattattttaataaatatcctCCGGGGCTCCGTACAGGTGAAGGGTCGGATTCCGAGGAAGAGTACGATGAAGCTGTAAAAAGGATTAAGGACAACACGTGTCAATTAGCGAAGAAACAAGTGAGTAAGATCCTACGGTTGAGAGACGCCGGTTGGGATGTGAATCGAATTGATGCAACTGAGGCGTTTAAAGCGGTGTTGACGGCGGAATACGGTGGTGCAAAGGTGGCGGAAATTTGGGAAAAACAAGTGGTGGAACCAAGCATGAAGATCGTGAAGCATTTCTTGGATGAGTAG
- the LOC139900432 gene encoding uncharacterized protein encodes MASSTYPSSYIPKPHWLTIKPPPAKIVTGDAASPNPDFVKWQQEDQRALIILQSSLSEESMAVVLGLETSSEVWAALEQFYRHDSLDRMHTPRDSLRQLQKCTSYVSDCSRKFKALCDQLDAIGHPVEDIDKSHWFLCGLGSSFETFSTTYRAIKPRPTFRDLLSQAESHELFLNSVQPASHTQAAFNASSYGPRENYIPRDSPSASRGRGTSSSFCGRGHGRGHGRGRGRGQINSFRARTPHYKLCRTDGHYASACPDLHSYATLTPSLDANLVHAFHSNCNISPNSPD; translated from the coding sequence ATGGCGTCATCAACTTACCCCTCTTCTTACATACCAAAACCTCACTGGTTAACTATAAAACCGCCACCTGCTAAAATAGTCACCGGAGACGCTGCTTCTCCTAATCCTGATTTCGTTAAATGGCAGCAAGAAGATCAACGTGCTCTCATCATTCTGCAATCCTCCTTATCTGAAGAGTCCATGGCTGTTGTTTTAGGTCTTGAAACAAGCAGTGAGGTTTGGGCTGCACTTGAACAATTTTATCGACATGATTCGTTGGATCGAATGCACACTCCTCGGGACTCCTTGCGTCAACTACAAAAATGCACCTCTTATGTCAGTGATTGTAGCCGAAAGTTTAAAGCTTTGTGTGACCAACTCGATGCAATTGGTCATCCAGTTGAAGACATAGATAAAAGTCATTGGTTCTTGTGTGGTTTGGGTTCATCGTTCGAAACCTTTTCTACCACCTATCGAGCGATTAAACCACGCCCCACTTTTCGTGATTTATTATCACAAGCTGAGAGTCATGAATTGTTTCTCAATTCAGTCCAACCTGCTTCTCATACTCAAGCTGCGTTTAATGCTTCATCTTATGGTCCCCGTGAAAATTACATCCCACGTGACTCGCCTTCTGCCTCACGTGGTCGTGGCACTAGTAGCTCTTTTTGTGGTCGTGGTCATGGTCGTGGCCATGGCCGTGGCCGTGGTCGTGGCCAAATTAACTCTTTTCGTGCACGCACTCCTCATTACAAACTATGCCGAACCGATGGTCATTATGCTTCAGCGTGCCCTGATTTGCATTCATATGCCACTCTTACCCCATCTCTTGATGCTAATTTGGTGCATGCTTTTCACTCGAATTGCAATATTTCGCCTAACTCACCCGATTAG